CAGCCAAGTAACAGAAGCCCTTATAGCTCAGTGGTAGAGCGTCAGTCTTGTAAACTGAAGGTCCGTAGTTCGATCCTGCGTGAGGGCACTTTTcatttctgtttttattttttcatagtTATTGTATAGTCcagttcttttatttttattttggccTCATTAACGTACTCATAAAATTCAAGATACACATTACGATTAAATAATATGAGTGGCATTTTATTTTTCGCCATGAAATTTCATTTGAGAACTCAGATATTCCAATTCTTCCTTCTTTTCTTTTGCCAAATTATTGCTAATAGTTCTAGTGAGTAGTGACATAAACACATAGTAGATAAACTTGGTTTACACAAACATTCAATTGATTTTCaccatataaaaaaaatactattatcCTAATTTAAACTAAAAAGAATTCTAACCATTCTTAGAATATGGTCTTCTGTGGTATAATATGATTGAGCTTCGTGGATCAAAATTATGCTCTCATAACATATAACCCACTCACAAATctttcaaatttgaataaaaagccaagaaaacaaaagaagaagCCAATGTTGAACACAGATGATAGGCTTTACAATCAATAAAATGAGATGATTGTTACATTACATCCAAAGTGTAGATGCATCAAAGAATGAAACCGTTCCACTAATAAGATTCTAAATCACAGTTCTCAGGAGATAGAAACTAAATAATGTCAGAGTTGCACTCATCATGAAACtcaattaaacaaaacaaaacaaaaaattacatgtactaGTAATAACATAGACAGTAGCATCATCTGGTGAAGAACACTAACTCACAATTTTACACCACATTTGGAACCCACAAACAAccgaagtcaaaatcaattcaggAAAGAACCTTTCGTGAGTAGCTTCTGGGAGCTAGAAATGGttctgagaaaaagagaaaCCGATCCAAACATACTATTAGTTTCACGAGGTTAGAAGTTGTGTTGCAAGAACAGTCTCTCTTGAGGAGAAGCAGGACCAATCTCTTCTTCAAGGCTTCTCAaaacatcaccaccaccaccaacattaCCGCCACCAAAGTTCCTCACCTCTGAATTATTTTTCCCATCAACCTCAGCCTCTGAGCCTGAAGACTTTCTTCTCTGAGAAGAAGTGACACTGGGGAAAGTTATCCATGAAGGTGCTCTAAACTCAACAAACCTCTGATCCTCATTTTCTGCGACATCAGTTTCTGAAGCTGATCTATTTGAAGACCTCTGAGATGATTTCTTATGCATTCTATTACTTCCTAAAACCACCTCAGTCGGCAAAATCGGTTGCTCGATGCAAGGACTTCCCATTAACTGAGCAAGAGCTCTCTCCAAAGCTGTTGTCACTTTGTCCATTGAAGGCCTATCTTTCCCTCTCATCCTCACACTCTTACAAGCCACATTAGCAATCCTTTTCAAGGCATCGAGATCAGAAGGAGGTTTCAGAACCGGGTCGAGGATCGTGGCTATATCTCCTGATTTGATCAGAGGCACTGCCCATTGAACTATGTTCCCTTCTTCATATTGCATGTCAATTGCTTTTCTTCCACTAAGAATCTCCAAAAGCAGAACACCAAAGCTATAAACATCAGATTTTGTTGTAAGATAGTGAAGCCTGTAGTACTCAGGATCAAGATAACCAAGAGTCCCAGCTGGCAACTCAGCCAAAGGGGAGCTACTATCTGCAGGACCAAGCAAAGACAAACCAAAATCAGCAACTCTAGCATTGTGTTCTTCATCAATGAGTATGTTTGAGGATTTGATGTCTCTATGAATCACTGGTGGACAAGCATAGCCGTGCAAATACTCTATTCCTCGCGCTGCTTGGACCGCAATTGTGACCCTTCTCACCCAATCTAACTGCTCTCTCAGCTCTTTGTTAGGGCTATGCAAATGCTGATGCAAAGAACCATGAGCCATGTACTCATACACAAGAAGCCTCTCTCCACCATCCTCACAGTAGCCTAGAAGGTTGAGCAAATGAGCATGGTTCAGCCTTGAGAGCAAGTCAAGCTCAGTGTGAAACTCTTTAGAGTTTTTCTGCATGTTGGGAGACATTATAGCCCTTTTCACAGCAACAACAGTGCCATCTTTGAGAACCCCCTTGAACACACAAGAAAAGCTTCCTTTCCCTACAATTGATTCTTCTTTGAATCCAGCAGTTGCACTTTCAAGCTCTTCATACGGGAACATCTGAGCCCTTCTAATCTTGAACTCCTCCATGTCAGGGCGGATCTTACTGTTCTCCCTTTGGTGTGAAGAGCTTCTATTTAGCTTCTTCACATTTGACCTTGTTGCTGAACACTCACAACCTCTTAGCTTGTATCTAACATACAAAACTGCAGTTATGGAAGCAATGCAAACAATCAAAACTGCAAAAGCTATCTCAGCAATAACCACTGTTAACTGCAGACCCCAGAATCTACCATTTTTCTTCCCAGTGGAAGCATTGGAATTGGAAGAGGAGCAGTTGGAATTGCATTCAGGTGATGAACAAAGAGAACAATTATATTCACAAACTCGATCAAATTTCAGATTGCATTCACTTTTCTGATACATTTCATCAGGACAAACACCAGTGCAAGGCATGCAAATGTGAGAATCTGGGGACTTGCAAAGTAGACCCTTTTGCTGGTCTTGTTCAATTTCATAGTAACCAGGTGGACATGGAGTGGACCTGCACATTCTTGGCGAAACTGCCATAGGAAGAGTGGTGGGGAAGCCAACACCCCAACAAACAGGCTCAAGAGATTCCTCAGCAAGTATTCCACAGGTGAAATAGTTCCCTGCAACAACCTCAAACACCTTAATCCCACTAGGAACTGGGGTGCTTGCTTTCAAACTATACCCCCAGCAAATCACTCCATGATCATAGCTCTTGACACCACAAGCATGAAACTTTCCTCCCACCACAGAAAGCAAAGGATCCTTTGGAGCAACATCAATGTTCCCTTGTCCTTTCACCGACCGCACCAACGAAATTTCCTCCTCCATGTCCAAGCTCCTCCCCCAACAAATAGCCCTAGAATTCACCCCTTCTAAGATTCCACAAACATGATATCCACCGGCAGAGAGCTTCTGGAATCTCATGTCTTGAGGCATCAGACTCATAATCTGGCTACTAGTCTCATCTCCCCAGCAGAACACAGTCCTGTTTTGAGAAAACAAGCCACAATTGAACTCAGAACCTGCTGAGATTGACTGAATCTGCCCATCAAACACATAGTTTTTGGTCATGTTGTAGCCCCAGCAATCAACAAAAGAAGTGTTCCTGTGTCTTCCTGTCAAGGGTTTCCTCAACCCACAGAGGTGATAATCCCCAGCACTGATTTCTAGGTACTGAGCCCCCTTCACCATAGGTTGTGGCACACCCATCCCTATGTAGTTAGTGCTACCCCAGCAATAGGGTTGGCTTGAACTCATCAGAAGCCCACACACAAAGCCATCACCAGCAGTTAGACCAAAGAATGAAAATTGGGGTGGTGTTCCATAAATTATGGCTGAGTTGAATCCATTACAGGCCACAGTATGAGACCCATCTGATTTCAAACCACAAAAGGCTGAACCTTTATCCCCATAAGAGACAGCAATTGAAGACATGGAACCAAGGCTTGAAACTGGGAACCATAAGTATGAAAACACCACAAGCTCAGATAAGAATTGTTTTGCTGAGAACCCCATGATGCAAAACCTCCCAAAAACTATGTCATCTAGACAAAGGTAGAATCTTTACCAATAATGTTGGTTGGGCAACATAAGATTCTGGCTTACACCTTTTGACTACTCAGCAAGAAACACAGGTGAAAGTGCAGtttaaagagaagagaaagtGTAACAAACTTCATCTAACAAACCAAAGCAATGCTACCTCAAGGTTTCTCACAATTTGCATGGATTACTAGCAATGCAGAAGAAAAGGCCCAGAAGAGAAAGTGGTGGATCAGAATCTTCATTCTGGGTTTCTCAACAAACATCAACACAAATAGCAAGAAATTTCACTGGATCTTCAGCCCACTTTGGATTCTTACAGCAGAAAAATCCACTATTGTTCCTTGTTTGGAAGAGAAGTAAACTTACCAGGGGAAAAAACCAAACTCCATCCAGTGTTTTCAGCTATTCTAAAACTAAGAAAAGGGTTTCAACTTGCTAAATCAACAACCACATTCAGTAAAAGTAAGCAGAAACTCTTGCACCATTTTGGCTTCATGGTTGGTTTGATTATGGAGATGGGAAGTGCTTGAAAAGGGGCTTAAAATGGAGATAGATGATGGATTGTGGAAGGTGTTTGCAATGTTGTTGCAGGGGAAGAACAGAGATTGAAGGAGAAAGGTGCAATAAATGTGACAAAGCTGCAACTTCTGAATATGGGCAAAATGTAGGTGGAGGCATTAAATGTGAAAGTTAATGCATTTTGATCTTTTCATGCCTGGATTACTGCACTACCCAATTTTCACTTTCATGAAGAGAGAGGTGAAATTTACTCCTATCAAGCATGGAATGggaacaaaacatcattcacGCCCCAAAACATTTGCTCCATATGATATTGATATCTTTGTTTTCCTGGTTGGTGCTGAGTTTATGGAGTTCTGTTTTCTGAGTATGCACCGCTTTACCATTGACTGTTTTACATAGACTTTCTGagcagtttcaaaaaaaaaacataaacattCTAAGCATTTTGTTATAGTCATTAGTTCCTTTCTTTAAAATCTTTATgtcaaattattattaaaacaTGATGAAAGAATTTTTGaaagtttatttattttattatgatATATCGACTTGTAGTCTTGTACCCATGATTATCAAATTCGAACCGATGACTATCCTAGTCTGGCCCTAACTTTGATCGGAAAAACTTGCTTTAACCAAGTTTAGAGAAAAATTGGACCCGAATCGACAAGGCGGAGATGGTGGTGATTTTATGGGTGCTAATATCCGCTCAAttgtaataattaaattatttgaattatAATAACAGTTAAATAATCATGTTTGAATCATAAACTTTACTATTTAATTCTTTTCGATACATCGGAAACTAaaattttactatttaattcttaattttcttattttgatatTCTTGGGgtatattttattaatcatTTGAGTTAAAATGTGTTTCCTACATTATATACTTAGAAAAAATGCATCtgaaaaagtttaaaaataaagAAGTCTTAGGTTCCTCACAAATTTTTATCAAATCCTACAAAAATGAGGTTGAGTATCATAATTTTATCATCGCCTTTATAAAACAAGACTGACCCTGCCCGTTCCTATCAGTGTGTGGGGTGGGAATATCAAAACTTGACCCCCGCCCCACCTCATTGCCTTGTTGACTTGCTTGCAAAAATTGATCAATTTTACAGTAACTTTCTGTTATCGATACAAATATTGGCATGCTTCATTCCATTTGATATACTctaaaatcatttctgattaaAAGAGTTTTTCTTTGGTTTCACCTTTTCTCAATAAAATTTGGGTGCAATTGcacaaaaaatattatttgtaaCTTCACTTTCATGTAATTTAACTGCATATATACTCTTTTCATTTCATATGTAACTAAAAACTTAACTGCATATACACGATTTCACCTGccattttcaaacatgcattgAATATTTACATTGCATTTTGTGTTAGTCATAAAACTATAGTTGTAAGTTGTAATGCGTGTGAACACCTTCACCAAATAAACATGCATTGCCTTTTGTGCAAATCATAAAACCAAATTGAGAAGAGTGTTTAGTGTGAGATATGATAGAATATTAAATTGTGACCGTAAAGTTATATACTAGTGGTTGAGATTTAATGTAGTTTAGGGTCACatgagtttttaaaaattaaactgACTGTTTTAATTTCAATCTTCATAATTTatgaataaatttaatttaatgattaaTATTTACTTCTCTCATCTCTCCAAATTATCTCACCTGATTAGTCCCTTATGTGTGTATGTGTGGGGTTGACAAATGCATGGATAACAAGTTGGTTGAGAATTGAGATGAACCGTGTGCTTCCAAAACTCATCAAAGTATAATTAACTCAAGACACCATATATACTGAAAAAGGGAAGAGAAAAAGAGTGGAGATCAAAGACTAATCACATGGTTTACATGCCAAACGTACAGGCAATTAATCTTGCATATATATAGTATTAACTTTCACTCTGTGGTTTCCTTTGTGTCTCTCTCCCGGGAGAGTGAGATAAACACTTTTGCCTTATTAGTTTTACAGGTTACACTTAACTCTCTGGCATGGAAGCACTAATTGGAGAAAATCACTCTTTATCACAATTTTAACATAGAAATATTAAAACACCTTGATGTGGACTTAAGAATTGTGGGGGCCTTGGTTTCATTGTCCCCACAGCATAGAACAAGAAGTGGGGGCCTTCATAAGCAAATTAATCTTGCAAATTGGGCTATCTAAACAAATGCTAACTAAACAAATCGTATCTGGGCTCATCTTCAAACCCCTCTTTGCAAGTTTTCAATATACTATTcatgttttgatccaaaaaaataatttactaTTCATGTGCCATATTTTTTTAGTATGGTTAGAATTATTGAATGGGCTGGGCTTAGTACAATTGTCaaaatatatttgttttttttttcttaatataaTGCAATTAAGAGATATTTGGATGctctcaaatctcaattgaTGGGGTCCTGCTCTATTATTAAATAACTTCCCTAAATacaagttaatttttttattttgtgaattcatttgctaattttaaaagtatttactataattaaatatatatcattttaatttttttaaatattatatatgtaGTAATGTGAATGCATTGACTATATCTAGATTTTgtatacatttttttaattaaaatgataaatattaagttttagagaaaaaaaaggGAGAGACTTAGAAAAATCTATGCTCTTGTtaggtatatatatttttttctgcTAATTATTGTTAGGTATATTTTAATAAGGGGAGGAAGGCTCTGGGATATATTTGAAAACTCTCTAAAaccctataaaaaaattaaattataatttttagttTCCAAATTGATGGTTTTAGGAAATTTATTACTTTAAAAAACAAGAGGAGTTACCCCATTttttcccaatttttttttacatcaaaaagTTAAATTGCATTCTTCTTAGAATTGATTCCAAAACCTCTGCACCCTATGCGTGTGGAGACGTCATCAAGATGGCAACACACACCGTTTCGGCATGCTTCAGCACTTGCGTGCTTGGCAATTTCACataaaacttgagttttcctttGTTTCTCAAAGAATCTAGGACTGGTACTTCTTGATAAGGTAACAGCCTAACAGGACAATTTTGAGCTCAATTCTAAAGTATAAAATTGTAAATTTCAGCGTCTAATAATCACATGCCCCCTCACTCCTGCCACTTAAACTATCATTCGGGGCACTTCCCAAAAATCCATAGTATATACATTTAGGAAAAGATCTCAGCACAGTCATCGCTTACTTGGCATCTACTGATTGGTTAATATCAGGAAAAATCCTACATCACACTCCATGCTTCATTCTTCTTATCCTACACCTTTCTCCTTATCCTTCACTCATCTCTCCTTAATCTAATCACATTGATTCTAAACGCGTTTTACATCCTTTGCCGTTACAACCTTCATTCGCGTTTACATCCTCTGCCGTTTCAACCTTCAAGATCATCTCTTCCGATCTGTATTAATCGCATTTCATAGCCCTTCAATCGCTTCTCTCTTCCCCTTTCGG
This portion of the Lotus japonicus ecotype B-129 chromosome 3, LjGifu_v1.2 genome encodes:
- the LOC130749104 gene encoding serine/threonine-protein kinase-like protein ACR4, with the protein product MGFSAKQFLSELVVFSYLWFPVSSLGSMSSIAVSYGDKGSAFCGLKSDGSHTVACNGFNSAIIYGTPPQFSFFGLTAGDGFVCGLLMSSSQPYCWGSTNYIGMGVPQPMVKGAQYLEISAGDYHLCGLRKPLTGRHRNTSFVDCWGYNMTKNYVFDGQIQSISAGSEFNCGLFSQNRTVFCWGDETSSQIMSLMPQDMRFQKLSAGGYHVCGILEGVNSRAICWGRSLDMEEEISLVRSVKGQGNIDVAPKDPLLSVVGGKFHACGVKSYDHGVICWGYSLKASTPVPSGIKVFEVVAGNYFTCGILAEESLEPVCWGVGFPTTLPMAVSPRMCRSTPCPPGYYEIEQDQQKGLLCKSPDSHICMPCTGVCPDEMYQKSECNLKFDRVCEYNCSLCSSPECNSNCSSSNSNASTGKKNGRFWGLQLTVVIAEIAFAVLIVCIASITAVLYVRYKLRGCECSATRSNVKKLNRSSSHQRENSKIRPDMEEFKIRRAQMFPYEELESATAGFKEESIVGKGSFSCVFKGVLKDGTVVAVKRAIMSPNMQKNSKEFHTELDLLSRLNHAHLLNLLGYCEDGGERLLVYEYMAHGSLHQHLHSPNKELREQLDWVRRVTIAVQAARGIEYLHGYACPPVIHRDIKSSNILIDEEHNARVADFGLSLLGPADSSSPLAELPAGTLGYLDPEYYRLHYLTTKSDVYSFGVLLLEILSGRKAIDMQYEEGNIVQWAVPLIKSGDIATILDPVLKPPSDLDALKRIANVACKSVRMRGKDRPSMDKVTTALERALAQLMGSPCIEQPILPTEVVLGSNRMHKKSSQRSSNRSASETDVAENEDQRFVEFRAPSWITFPSVTSSQRRKSSGSEAEVDGKNNSEVRNFGGGNVGGGGDVLRSLEEEIGPASPQERLFLQHNF